One Candidatus Poribacteria bacterium genomic window, GCGGTTGGTTGCCGCGTTCTATCTGGCTGATCGTCTGCTGGGATATCCCGGTTCGCTTCGCCAAGCACGCCTGGCTCAGGCCGCGCAACGTGCGGGCTTCTCGCAAGGTGGGCGTGTTCATCTGGCTTGGGTTCCTTCTTGTCCGGCGGAACCGGGTCGGGAGTAACGTTTCCGAGGAATCCGTGACTCCCGACCGTCGCCCGCTTGCCGAGTTAGACGCGGTCGCTCTGGTCGCCGTTGACCTCTGCCGTCCGGTCGATCTCGACCTCCGCGCCCTGTGTCCTAAGCCACTCCGTGTCCAGACGCAACTGCAGGTCGTGCGTCGCCGACTTGAACGCGCTCTGGAGGTCGCCGCCGAACCGCTTTGCCATCACCGTGAGCCCATCGACGACAGACTCCGCTGCTCCCGCTTCGGCGCTCGCCGTGAGGGTCACGACCCAACCGACCGGCTTCAGATCGCCGCCTTCTTGGTACTTCCCGGCGAACGCGAAGCACTCGCGGTTTGGCTGCTGCAGAAGCAAGCCGAGAAGTCCCGCGACGCCCTCCGCGTTTCGCACGTCGAAGAAGACCTGCTGCTTGGCCGTGATCGTCGTCTTCTCGACGCTCATCCGGTCACGGGGGTGGGGTTTCCGGTGCAACTGCTCCTTCGGAATCTCGGTCTGCGTTCCCTTGCGTGCCATGTGGCGGCCCTTTCGGTTTGGGTTCCGTTGCCGAACAACGCGGCCCCGCTGCCGACCGCGCTACGGTCTCTCCTGTTCGAGAGCGGCGATGCGCTTTTCGATGCAGTGCGCCTCCGTAAGCAATGTGTGAAAGCGCTTCAGGAGCCTTTCCCTCTCTGGCTTACCAAAGGTGAGGTCGCTCAACCGCTCACACTCTGCGATCTCCGCCCTCACTCGTTTGAGTGCGGGACGTAGCAGCCGTAGCCGCTTCCCGCGTTCGCTCAGTTCACCGACCATTGGAGTCTCCTTCCTACGCGCCGCCCGTCTCTGCGACTGCGGCAGGTGTGCCATCGTCAGCGACGTGATGCGGATGGCGTTTGTAGTTCAGGTCCATCGCCAACCGATACCAGACTGCGACCTCATTGAAGCTGGGGGTCGTCATCTGGAACAGCCGGACGAAGATATCAGGAGCCGAATCCTTGTTGAGGATGATGGTCGCGTCGCTGCCGTCCGGTGCTGTGGCGGGAATCGTCACCGGAAGATCAGCGCCTTGCCCCGGTTCTGGACGAAACATCTATGAGCCCCCCACAGCTTCGAGGGCGGGCGCCGTGCCGCGCAGAATCGCCGACCTCGCCTGGATGGTTGCCAGAGCATCATCCAAAGCGTCGAGCGCGCTTTCGACTTTGGCGCACGTCTCGTAGACGGCTCTGAGGTGCGCCGCCCGGGTCTGGTCGCCGTTCGCCCGAACGAACATCTGGGCCTTGATGATCCGGTCTTCCTCGGCGAACGCCTCCTTGCTCCAGCGCTCGAAGGCGTCGCGCACGAACTGGATGCTCCCCTTGGTGTTGTTGAAGTAGTTTGCCACTTGCGGGTCGGAGAAGTGGGGTGGCTGCTTCTGGAGTGTCGTTGCGGTCTGGGTTCCGGTTTCCATCGTGTCGTCCTTTCCTGGGGAAATGTCCCCCACTGGGTATTCGGTTACTGGGATGCGGCCCATCATCCGCCGCCAAAGCTCCTCGTTGCTCTCGTCATGGGCGGCTACGCACACAGGCACGATAGGCCAGCTCGGCGTGGCGATGGGGATGTCGATGCCGATGTAGTTCCCCACGTCTGCCAGGATCCCCTGGATCTCGCGGACCGCCCCCTCAGTCTCGTTGACGAACGCGACCGCGAACCCGGGCATCAACCGTTCCCGCGAACTGCGGGCGATGCGGAAGACCCGGTGAAGTTGCTCGACTGCCTGCTGAAGATGCTCGGGCGTCTCGATGCTCATGTTCGTCTCCTAGAATACCGTGGCGCTTGCGACACCTGCTCAACCGCGTAAGCGTCCTCGGCGACGCCATCCTGCTGGGTCACCATGTCTCGTCTCCATCTCCCATCAGTCCGGCGGTCGGACGCCGCCAGCATCCTGCGCCCAAGCCACTCCGCCACGGGGACAGTTACGGCATTGCCGAACTGTCGATACCGGGTGGTATCGGGTAGCCAGTCATTCCATCCGTCAGGGAACCCCTGGAGCCGCCCCCATTCTGCCGGTGTGAACCTACGTACTGGCGGCGAGCTCACGACGAGGGCGAGTTCGCCTCTATGTC contains:
- a CDS encoding helix-turn-helix transcriptional regulator, with amino-acid sequence MNTPTLREARTLRGLSQACLAKRTGISQQTISQIERGNQPPAIDDAARLASAVGRGIHEIRWAAEPRWRRSRRRGAP